From Magnetovibrio sp. PR-2, a single genomic window includes:
- a CDS encoding thiol-disulfide oxidoreductase DCC family protein: MTNTRSQHKLTVYYDGACPLCSREIAMYKFMRGGDAIHWKDLREMPPGEVLAGLDREEALKRFTVKAPDGQVHSGGDAFSMLWTTLPKLRLFGCILRIWPITIMLEGGYRLALLIRPSLQKVMRLLERQGA, from the coding sequence ATGACCAATACGCGATCTCAGCACAAACTGACTGTTTATTACGACGGCGCATGCCCCCTGTGTTCGCGCGAAATTGCCATGTACAAGTTCATGCGAGGAGGGGACGCTATTCATTGGAAAGATTTGCGCGAGATGCCACCCGGGGAGGTTCTGGCGGGTTTAGACCGTGAAGAGGCGCTCAAACGCTTCACCGTAAAAGCGCCGGACGGGCAGGTTCACTCCGGTGGTGATGCGTTCTCTATGCTTTGGACAACGTTACCAAAGCTCCGCTTGTTCGGCTGCATACTGCGCATTTGGCCGATCACCATCATGCTGGAAGGCGGATATCGCTTAGCACTTCTCATACGGCCCAGTCTGCAAAAGGTCATGCGCCTTTTGGAGCGTCAGGGTGCTTAG
- a CDS encoding LysR family transcriptional regulator, giving the protein MHVTIRQLEAFTAVARNLSFTRAAEELNLTQPAVSMQIKQLESQVGQSLFEHMGKKIFLTEAGREVRQYARKILQQVDDMEAGLDSLKGLERGTLSISVATTAHYFAPKLLSIFCERYSGVDVKLDVTNRESLVSQLENNTVDLVIMGRPPETVDVEAGTFMENPLVLIAPADHPFTRERSIQLKRLEDEVFLVREKGSGTRKAMEMFFDQHGITMTTGMEVSSDEAIKRSVQAGLGLGIMSRDAVQNELQLNHLSVPDVLHFPIMRHWFVMYRKGKRLSPIAEAFHTFLLDEAALILNKDSGKRDPVPAPTSTVQAVIKDPTDQQSVDGTDFSPSKPKTVLMGADGKPIPPAPRKQS; this is encoded by the coding sequence ATGCATGTGACGATCCGACAGTTGGAAGCCTTCACGGCCGTTGCGCGTAACCTCAGTTTCACCCGCGCAGCCGAAGAACTCAACCTCACCCAACCTGCCGTTTCCATGCAGATTAAGCAGTTGGAAAGCCAGGTTGGCCAATCCCTGTTCGAACATATGGGCAAGAAGATCTTTTTGACCGAAGCAGGTCGCGAGGTGCGCCAGTACGCGCGCAAGATCCTCCAGCAAGTCGACGACATGGAAGCGGGTCTCGACAGCCTCAAGGGGCTCGAGCGGGGCACGCTGAGCATCTCTGTGGCGACCACGGCGCACTATTTTGCGCCGAAGCTACTGTCGATCTTTTGTGAGCGTTATTCCGGTGTGGATGTGAAATTGGATGTGACGAATCGCGAATCTCTCGTTTCCCAGCTGGAAAACAACACCGTCGACTTGGTCATCATGGGCCGCCCTCCCGAAACCGTGGATGTGGAAGCCGGGACGTTCATGGAGAACCCCTTGGTGCTCATCGCGCCTGCGGACCACCCCTTCACCCGTGAACGTTCCATTCAATTAAAACGTTTGGAAGACGAAGTCTTCTTGGTCCGCGAAAAGGGTTCGGGCACGCGCAAAGCCATGGAAATGTTCTTCGACCAACATGGCATTACAATGACCACGGGCATGGAAGTCAGTTCCGACGAAGCCATCAAACGAAGCGTGCAAGCGGGCCTGGGCCTGGGCATTATGAGCCGTGACGCGGTTCAGAACGAACTTCAACTAAACCATCTAAGTGTACCGGATGTATTGCATTTTCCCATTATGCGTCATTGGTTCGTGATGTATCGCAAAGGCAAACGCTTGTCGCCCATAGCAGAAGCGTTCCACACCTTTTTGTTGGATGAAGCCGCTTTGATTCTGAACAAAGACAGCGGAAAGCGTGATCCTGTGCCGGCCCCGACGAGCACAGTTCAAGCTGTCATAAAAGACCCGACAGATCAGCAATCTGTTGATGGGACAGACTTCTCCCCTTCAAAACCGAAGACGGTCCTCATGGGCGCAGACGGCAAGCCTATACCTCCAGCACCTCGCAAACAGAGCTAA
- a CDS encoding ribulose-bisphosphate carboxylase has protein sequence MDQTSRYVALDLEEDQLIKDGKHVLVAYTMKPAEGYGYLEVAGHFAAESSTGTNVEVCTTDEFTKGVDALVYEVDEANEIMKIAYPLELFDRNMIDGRAMLVSFLTLAIGNNQGMGDVAHAKMHDFYVPPAYLRLFDGPSKDISDLWRILDRPVVDGGYIAGTIIKPKLGLRPEPFANAAYQFWLGGDFIKNDEPQGNQVFCPAKDVYPLVYDAMKRAMDETGQAKIFSANITADDHAEMIARGEFILEAFGADADKVAFLVDGYVGGPGMVTTARRYFPNQYLHYHRAGHGAVTSPSAKRGYTAFVLAKMSRLQGASGIHVGTMGYGKMEGDAKDKNIAYMIERDSADGPFYHQEWLGMKPTTPIISGGMNALRLPGFFENLGHGNIINTSGGGSYGHIDSPAAGAISLRQAYECWQAGADPIEWAKEHKEFARAFESFEHDADALFPGWREKLGVHK, from the coding sequence TTGGACCAAACCAGCCGTTACGTTGCGCTGGACCTCGAAGAAGATCAGCTCATCAAAGACGGCAAGCACGTTCTTGTCGCTTACACCATGAAGCCGGCCGAAGGCTACGGCTACCTGGAAGTTGCCGGCCACTTCGCCGCTGAGAGCTCCACAGGTACGAACGTTGAAGTTTGCACGACCGACGAATTCACCAAGGGCGTTGACGCTCTGGTGTACGAAGTCGATGAAGCAAACGAAATCATGAAAATCGCATATCCGCTGGAACTGTTCGATCGCAACATGATCGACGGCCGCGCGATGCTGGTTTCCTTCCTGACGCTGGCCATTGGTAACAACCAAGGCATGGGTGACGTTGCGCATGCAAAAATGCATGACTTCTACGTCCCGCCTGCATACTTGCGTCTGTTCGACGGTCCGTCCAAAGACATTTCCGACTTGTGGCGCATCTTGGACCGTCCGGTCGTCGATGGCGGTTACATTGCCGGTACCATCATCAAGCCGAAATTGGGCCTGCGTCCGGAACCGTTCGCAAACGCTGCATACCAGTTCTGGCTGGGTGGCGACTTCATCAAAAACGACGAACCGCAAGGCAACCAAGTGTTCTGCCCGGCGAAAGACGTGTACCCGTTGGTTTATGACGCCATGAAACGCGCCATGGACGAAACCGGCCAAGCCAAAATCTTCTCCGCCAACATTACGGCTGACGACCACGCTGAAATGATCGCTCGCGGTGAGTTCATCTTGGAAGCTTTCGGCGCGGATGCCGACAAAGTGGCTTTCTTGGTTGACGGTTACGTGGGTGGCCCGGGCATGGTGACGACGGCACGTCGTTACTTCCCGAACCAATATCTGCACTATCACCGTGCCGGTCACGGCGCTGTGACGTCTCCGTCCGCGAAACGGGGTTACACCGCGTTCGTTCTGGCGAAAATGTCCCGTCTGCAAGGTGCTTCCGGTATCCACGTGGGCACCATGGGCTACGGCAAAATGGAAGGCGACGCGAAAGACAAAAACATCGCGTACATGATCGAACGCGACAGCGCCGACGGTCCGTTCTACCACCAAGAATGGTTGGGCATGAAGCCGACCACCCCGATCATCTCGGGCGGCATGAACGCTCTGCGTTTGCCGGGCTTCTTCGAAAACTTGGGCCACGGCAACATCATCAACACCTCTGGTGGTGGTTCTTACGGTCACATCGACAGCCCGGCAGCTGGTGCAATTTCTCTGCGCCAAGCCTACGAATGCTGGCAAGCTGGCGCCGATCCCATCGAATGGGCGAAAGAACACAAAGAGTTCGCCCGTGCCTTCGAAAGCTTCGAGCACGACGCAGACGCATTGTTCCCGGGCTGGCGCGAAAAATTGGGCGTGCACAAATAA
- a CDS encoding nitric oxide reductase activation protein NorD, with protein MSLSEEDLKIFRDMLSCGFEQLDTAFEAIMEDALRRLSQKGVKDLLDGGALICKLGRGYEPVHIYLEEMPEIAERLGEHTLTEVKDAVWEMSRTPNGKAIPGFLQTLGEAARRLRSSELFTGYIALIFEMMEKTTRSTHGFHQTIPSAGLPDMLTQMPYLMHQLPLEGIRNWMDYGAKHYQTHPERQKDYFSLQTADSKAILQRERHGTLFADVERKMSMYLKGLWQEHDAQFVPFSLGYDELRKPIPYYDHIGLRVPDVYDEYEHESIGIRVKATDRYRALLAHMAAHRRWTTPIFADNFSPFQRVATEIFEDSRVECLAMREYPGLRLLFQALHPKPGEDDCDPLVESCIRHRLAMFSYAVLDPDHPYTNEILLEFVDKFHDLMADGKQSTTQEVSMLASSFIARTRRQEDQSAKVYFADTEVDYRDDNRHMWLYHEQSDDEEMFEDVKKTKTEEDEEDGKLPPRHYPEWDYLANSYRPDWVSLYENLHPGGGAAKINALLDKNAMLAKRLKQVLDLLKPQQYVRIRYQEEGSELDLDVAIRSLIDFRAGAQPDPRINMSHKHDGRDVSVMMLLDLSQSVNEIPDGCSQTILELSQEAVSLLGWAVDRLGDELAIAGFSSNTRHEVRYQHIKGYTESWDDEVKGRLGAIEAGYSTRMGAALRHAGDTLAHRKSDKKLLLVLTDGEPADIDVDDDRHLHEDAHKAVQELDQNGVYTYCINLDRKADEYVRDIFGNQYTVIDNVSRLPEKLPQLFMALTK; from the coding sequence ATGTCTCTCTCTGAAGAAGACCTGAAAATTTTCCGCGACATGCTGTCGTGCGGGTTCGAGCAATTGGACACCGCGTTCGAAGCGATCATGGAAGACGCTCTGCGTCGCTTGTCGCAGAAGGGCGTTAAGGATCTGCTCGACGGTGGGGCCTTGATCTGTAAATTGGGGCGCGGCTACGAACCCGTGCACATCTATCTGGAAGAAATGCCGGAAATCGCAGAACGTTTAGGTGAGCACACTTTGACGGAAGTCAAAGACGCCGTCTGGGAAATGTCGCGCACCCCCAATGGCAAAGCGATCCCAGGATTTTTGCAAACCTTGGGTGAGGCCGCGCGGCGGCTGCGGTCAAGCGAGCTGTTCACGGGGTACATCGCCTTGATCTTTGAGATGATGGAAAAAACCACGCGTTCCACCCACGGGTTTCACCAAACCATTCCCAGTGCGGGCCTGCCGGACATGCTGACCCAAATGCCGTATTTGATGCATCAATTGCCGCTGGAAGGCATTCGCAATTGGATGGACTACGGGGCCAAGCACTACCAAACCCACCCCGAACGCCAGAAAGATTACTTCAGCCTGCAAACGGCAGATTCCAAAGCAATCTTGCAGCGCGAACGCCACGGAACTTTGTTCGCAGACGTGGAACGCAAGATGTCCATGTACTTAAAAGGCTTGTGGCAAGAACACGACGCCCAGTTTGTGCCGTTTTCGCTGGGCTATGACGAGCTGCGCAAGCCTATTCCGTACTACGATCACATCGGCCTGCGCGTTCCCGACGTCTATGACGAATACGAACACGAAAGCATCGGCATTCGCGTCAAAGCCACCGACCGCTACCGCGCTTTGTTGGCACATATGGCAGCGCACAGGCGCTGGACCACGCCGATTTTTGCGGACAACTTCAGCCCGTTTCAGCGGGTAGCAACGGAAATCTTCGAAGATTCCCGTGTGGAATGTCTGGCCATGCGCGAATACCCGGGCCTGCGCTTGTTGTTCCAAGCCTTGCACCCCAAACCTGGCGAAGACGATTGTGACCCGTTAGTGGAATCGTGCATCCGTCATCGCTTGGCGATGTTTTCCTACGCCGTGTTGGATCCGGACCATCCCTACACGAACGAGATATTGCTGGAGTTTGTCGACAAATTCCACGACCTGATGGCGGACGGTAAACAAAGCACGACCCAAGAGGTTTCCATGTTGGCGTCCAGCTTCATTGCGCGCACCCGACGTCAAGAAGACCAGTCCGCCAAAGTCTATTTCGCCGACACCGAAGTCGACTACCGCGACGACAACCGTCACATGTGGCTCTACCACGAACAAAGTGACGACGAAGAAATGTTCGAAGACGTCAAGAAAACCAAAACGGAAGAGGACGAAGAAGACGGCAAGCTTCCGCCGCGCCACTATCCGGAATGGGATTACTTGGCCAATAGCTATCGTCCGGACTGGGTGAGCTTATACGAAAACCTGCACCCGGGCGGCGGCGCAGCAAAAATCAATGCGTTGCTGGACAAAAACGCCATGTTAGCGAAGCGCTTGAAACAGGTGTTGGATCTGTTGAAACCGCAACAATACGTGCGCATCCGCTATCAAGAAGAAGGCTCCGAACTGGATTTGGATGTGGCAATCCGTTCCTTGATCGATTTCAGGGCAGGGGCCCAGCCGGATCCGCGCATCAACATGAGCCACAAACACGACGGCCGCGATGTGTCGGTGATGATGTTGTTGGATCTGTCCCAATCCGTGAACGAAATTCCGGACGGTTGCAGCCAAACAATTTTGGAGTTGAGCCAAGAAGCCGTGTCCCTGTTGGGCTGGGCGGTAGACCGCTTAGGCGACGAGCTGGCGATTGCCGGGTTTTCGTCCAACACCCGCCATGAAGTGCGCTACCAACACATCAAAGGCTATACCGAATCCTGGGACGATGAAGTCAAAGGCCGTTTGGGCGCCATCGAAGCCGGATATTCCACCCGCATGGGCGCCGCTTTGCGCCACGCGGGCGATACCTTGGCGCACCGAAAATCCGACAAAAAGCTGTTGTTGGTGCTGACCGACGGCGAGCCTGCGGACATCGATGTCGACGATGATCGCCATCTGCACGAAGACGCGCACAAGGCGGTTCAAGAGCTCGATCAGAACGGGGTTTACACCTATTGTATCAACTTGGACAGAAAAGCCGACGAGTATGTACGCGATATTTTTGGGAATCAGTACACCGTCATCGACAATGTTTCCAGGCTTCCGGAAAAACTGCCGCAACTGTTCATGGCCCTAACCAAGTAA
- the fba gene encoding class II fructose-bisphosphate aldolase (catalyzes the reversible aldol condensation of dihydroxyacetonephosphate and glyceraldehyde 3-phosphate in the Calvin cycle, glycolysis, and/or gluconeogenesis), whose amino-acid sequence MALVSMRQLLDHAAENGYGLPAFNVNNMEQVKAIMEAADAVNSPVILQGSAGARKYAGEPFLRHLILGAIEAYPHIPICMHQDHGTSPAVCQRSIQSGFSSVMMDGSLMSDGKTPASYDYNVDTTKAVVDMAHACGVSVEGELGCLGSLETGEAGEEDGIGAEGKLEMDQMLTDPDEAADFVKKTNVDALAIAIGTSHGAYKFTAEPTGKVLRIDRVKEIHERIPSVHLVMHGSSAVPQDWLKIINDFGGDMAQTYGVPVDEVVEGIKSGVRKVNIDTDLRMASTGSIRRHLDENKSNFDPRKFLAEATKGMTDICKNRYEAFGSAGQADKIKPQSLEVMFEKYEAGELDAKVN is encoded by the coding sequence ATGGCCCTCGTATCTATGCGCCAGCTTCTCGACCACGCAGCAGAAAACGGCTACGGCCTGCCTGCGTTTAACGTCAACAACATGGAACAAGTCAAAGCCATCATGGAAGCGGCCGACGCCGTGAACAGCCCGGTGATTTTGCAAGGTTCCGCAGGTGCCCGCAAATATGCAGGTGAGCCGTTCTTGCGCCACCTCATCTTGGGCGCCATCGAAGCTTATCCGCACATTCCGATCTGCATGCACCAAGATCATGGGACGTCTCCGGCTGTGTGCCAACGCTCCATCCAATCGGGCTTCAGCTCGGTGATGATGGACGGCTCTTTGATGTCCGACGGCAAAACCCCGGCGTCCTACGACTACAACGTCGATACAACCAAAGCTGTTGTCGACATGGCCCACGCCTGTGGCGTGTCCGTCGAAGGCGAACTGGGTTGCTTGGGCTCGCTCGAAACCGGCGAAGCTGGCGAAGAAGACGGCATCGGCGCTGAAGGTAAGCTGGAAATGGATCAAATGCTGACCGATCCGGACGAAGCGGCCGATTTTGTGAAGAAAACCAACGTGGACGCGCTTGCTATCGCTATCGGCACGTCCCACGGTGCTTACAAATTCACCGCAGAGCCCACCGGCAAAGTGCTGCGCATCGACCGCGTGAAAGAAATCCACGAACGCATCCCGTCCGTGCACCTGGTCATGCATGGCTCTTCTGCTGTGCCGCAAGACTGGCTGAAGATCATCAACGACTTCGGCGGTGACATGGCGCAAACCTACGGTGTTCCGGTTGACGAAGTTGTCGAAGGCATCAAATCCGGTGTGCGTAAAGTCAACATCGACACGGATCTTCGCATGGCGTCTACGGGTTCCATCCGTCGTCACTTGGACGAAAACAAGTCCAACTTCGACCCGCGCAAGTTCCTGGCCGAAGCCACCAAAGGCATGACCGACATCTGCAAAAACCGTTACGAAGCTTTCGGCTCCGCCGGTCAAGCCGACAAGATCAAGCCCCAGTCTCTCGAAGTCATGTTCGAGAAATACGAAGCTGGCGAATTGGACGCAAAAGTCAACTAA
- a CDS encoding RBBP9/YdeN family alpha/beta hydrolase, which translates to MNTQTMTSPVLILPGLGGSSQSHWQSHWCSKRSQCRLVEQDNWNIPEPSSWINALQSAVVSCAAPPLLVAHSLSCALVAHWAQRHHDTPIRGALLVAPSDVESEDHTPMEVRCFAPIPMAQLPFPSTVIASSNDPYVDIIRAQLFATAWGSSFVNIGECGHINADSHLGEWHEGWGLLQDLEEAQGLSCRA; encoded by the coding sequence ATGAATACACAAACGATGACGTCTCCCGTTCTGATCCTGCCTGGATTGGGCGGATCAAGCCAATCGCACTGGCAAAGTCATTGGTGTTCCAAACGTTCACAATGTCGTCTTGTTGAGCAAGACAACTGGAACATCCCCGAACCCAGCTCTTGGATCAACGCGTTGCAGTCAGCTGTGGTCAGCTGTGCGGCCCCTCCTTTGCTGGTCGCACACAGTTTGTCTTGCGCGCTGGTTGCCCATTGGGCACAACGACATCACGACACCCCAATACGAGGCGCACTTTTGGTTGCCCCGTCTGATGTAGAATCTGAAGATCACACGCCAATGGAGGTGCGTTGTTTTGCGCCGATCCCCATGGCGCAACTCCCCTTCCCGTCCACGGTTATCGCCAGCTCCAACGACCCTTATGTCGATATAATCCGTGCTCAGTTGTTTGCGACGGCTTGGGGCTCTTCATTCGTCAATATTGGGGAATGCGGCCATATCAACGCCGATTCCCATCTTGGAGAATGGCATGAGGGTTGGGGCCTTTTGCAAGATCTTGAAGAAGCTCAGGGACTGAGCTGCCGCGCATAA
- a CDS encoding CbbQ/NirQ/NorQ/GpvN family protein codes for MSDTQQYLVAEEPFYQSVANEVELYEAAYAERLPVMVKGPTGCGKSRFIEYMAWKLKKPLITVACNEDMTASDLIGRYLLDADGTRWLDGPLTVAARIGAICYLDEVVEARQDTTVVIHPLTDHRRTLPLDKKGELVNAHADFQLVISYNPGYQSLMKDLKQSTKQRFTGLNFDYAAAKVEAGIVAKETGCEEDIATSLVKIGETARNLKGHGLDEGISTRLLVYAARLIKQGINPNQACRMALVAPLTDDTDISATLKHSIDAVFG; via the coding sequence ATGTCCGACACGCAGCAATATTTGGTCGCTGAAGAACCGTTTTATCAATCTGTCGCCAACGAAGTGGAACTCTACGAAGCCGCCTATGCCGAGCGTTTGCCCGTCATGGTCAAAGGCCCCACGGGGTGCGGTAAATCGCGGTTCATTGAATACATGGCGTGGAAGCTGAAAAAGCCCTTGATTACGGTGGCGTGCAATGAAGACATGACCGCGTCGGACTTGATAGGACGCTATCTATTGGACGCCGACGGCACCCGTTGGCTGGACGGTCCTTTGACCGTGGCTGCGCGTATTGGCGCGATTTGTTATTTGGACGAAGTCGTCGAGGCCCGCCAAGACACCACCGTCGTCATACACCCGCTGACCGATCACCGCCGCACGCTGCCGCTCGACAAAAAAGGTGAGCTGGTCAACGCCCACGCCGATTTCCAATTGGTGATCAGCTACAACCCGGGCTATCAAAGCCTGATGAAGGACTTAAAACAGTCCACCAAACAACGCTTTACAGGGCTTAACTTCGACTACGCCGCGGCAAAGGTCGAAGCGGGCATCGTCGCCAAAGAAACCGGCTGCGAGGAAGACATAGCAACCAGCTTGGTGAAAATCGGCGAAACGGCACGTAACCTCAAGGGCCATGGCCTGGACGAGGGGATTTCCACCCGTTTGCTGGTCTACGCCGCCCGATTGATCAAACAAGGCATCAACCCCAACCAAGCCTGTCGTATGGCTTTGGTTGCACCACTGACCGACGACACCGACATTTCGGCGACGCTGAAGCATTCCATCGACGCTGTTTTCGGTTAA
- the rpe gene encoding ribulose-phosphate 3-epimerase, giving the protein MTANVKIAPSILSADFARLGEEVKAVDEAGADWIHIDVMDGHFVPNLTFGPPVIQCIRPWTEKFFDVHLMIDPAQPFLEDYAKAGADQIVVHAEADKHLDRSIQVIKGLGKKAGVSLNPHTPVNVLENVIDQLDMVLIMSVNPGFGGQSFIPAALNKIRAVKDMIGDMDIDIQVDGGVNKDTAKSVVDAGATCLVAGSAVFKGDDYVATIKAIKDSYGG; this is encoded by the coding sequence ATGACCGCAAACGTCAAAATCGCTCCCAGCATTCTTTCCGCAGATTTCGCTCGTTTGGGCGAAGAAGTCAAAGCCGTTGATGAGGCCGGGGCGGATTGGATTCACATTGACGTGATGGACGGCCACTTTGTGCCCAACCTGACCTTCGGCCCGCCGGTCATTCAATGCATCCGCCCGTGGACGGAAAAGTTCTTCGACGTGCACCTGATGATCGACCCGGCCCAGCCGTTCTTGGAAGACTACGCCAAAGCCGGCGCCGACCAAATCGTTGTGCACGCCGAGGCCGACAAGCACCTGGATCGCTCCATTCAAGTCATCAAAGGCTTGGGCAAAAAAGCAGGCGTTTCGCTGAACCCGCACACGCCCGTCAATGTGTTGGAAAACGTCATCGATCAGCTGGACATGGTCTTGATTATGAGCGTCAACCCGGGCTTCGGCGGCCAAAGCTTTATCCCGGCAGCCCTGAACAAAATCCGCGCCGTCAAAGACATGATCGGCGACATGGACATCGACATCCAAGTGGACGGCGGCGTCAACAAAGACACAGCGAAGTCCGTTGTGGACGCCGGTGCAACGTGTCTGGTGGCCGGTTCTGCGGTGTTTAAGGGCGACGACTACGTGGCGACCATTAAAGCGATTAAGGATTCGTATGGCGGGTAA
- a CDS encoding metallophosphoesterase family protein, whose amino-acid sequence MSELISKFDNAKQLLAGVPEAKDNIQTVLEYLKACETELINTFNHLEANDGSPEGLQLGDEIELEFGAFLYHLFNPAAEHKALLAGEHVFGVVSDAVLSVAEDLGIAPALTQDLLDKMMASKWLVLPGGEILSITKYNQLDPMWTITGIYYVINTIDPKLYYGPYPEPQDAYVGTVDASQETLNMAVIGDWGTGVYGDFYDNQGPAVAVMNAVRDLGPDMAVHLGDVYYAGTDDRLPLHEEKRFLLDQWKTGLTAAGTNFAINSNHEMYGAVQGLMGVALAPDTVFGHQNRAPYFAVNYGKWVIIGLDSARFDPSTFYMQGALGDAENTQQKRFVASLGDLSDKKVLVMTHHNPIDYKGETLVQNKKAGQPLWDGMKEVIGRTPDVWYWGHLHLGVAYNSKTVVGSDGTLCRCVGHSAIPYANAYGINTNNVDYYAHTSLADGTNQVQNGFAMLSLHADGTFDETFYECTNEGGRTAAWTKSH is encoded by the coding sequence ATGTCTGAACTGATATCTAAATTTGATAACGCCAAGCAATTGTTGGCCGGTGTCCCCGAAGCCAAAGACAATATCCAAACCGTGCTTGAATATCTCAAAGCGTGTGAAACCGAACTGATCAATACGTTCAATCATTTGGAAGCCAACGATGGCAGTCCCGAAGGCTTGCAATTGGGCGATGAAATTGAGCTGGAGTTCGGCGCTTTTTTGTATCACTTGTTCAATCCTGCGGCGGAGCACAAAGCCCTATTGGCGGGTGAGCACGTGTTTGGCGTGGTTTCAGACGCCGTGTTGTCCGTCGCCGAAGACTTGGGCATCGCGCCTGCGTTGACACAAGATTTGCTCGACAAAATGATGGCCAGCAAATGGCTTGTGTTGCCGGGCGGCGAAATCTTGTCCATCACTAAATACAATCAGTTGGATCCCATGTGGACGATCACGGGGATCTATTACGTTATCAACACCATTGATCCGAAACTCTATTACGGGCCCTACCCCGAACCGCAAGACGCTTACGTGGGCACGGTGGATGCGTCCCAAGAAACCCTCAACATGGCCGTGATCGGCGATTGGGGCACGGGTGTGTATGGGGACTTTTACGACAACCAAGGCCCCGCTGTAGCCGTCATGAACGCTGTGCGTGACCTAGGCCCCGATATGGCGGTGCACTTGGGCGATGTCTATTATGCGGGCACAGATGACCGCCTGCCGCTCCATGAAGAAAAACGCTTCTTGCTCGATCAATGGAAAACCGGACTGACCGCTGCGGGCACCAACTTCGCCATTAACTCCAACCATGAAATGTATGGTGCCGTGCAAGGTTTGATGGGCGTGGCCTTAGCGCCAGACACGGTGTTCGGCCACCAAAACCGTGCCCCCTACTTCGCCGTCAATTATGGCAAATGGGTCATTATCGGTTTGGACAGCGCGCGCTTCGATCCCTCCACGTTCTATATGCAAGGTGCCCTGGGCGATGCTGAGAACACCCAGCAAAAACGTTTTGTCGCGTCTTTGGGGGATTTGAGCGACAAGAAAGTCCTGGTCATGACCCACCACAACCCCATCGACTACAAAGGGGAAACCCTGGTGCAAAACAAAAAGGCCGGCCAGCCTTTATGGGACGGCATGAAAGAGGTCATCGGTCGCACGCCTGACGTTTGGTACTGGGGTCACCTGCACTTAGGCGTGGCTTACAATTCCAAAACTGTTGTGGGGTCGGACGGCACCCTTTGCCGCTGCGTCGGCCACAGCGCCATCCCCTACGCCAACGCCTATGGCATCAACACCAACAATGTCGATTACTACGCGCACACGTCTTTGGCAGATGGCACCAACCAAGTGCAAAACGGCTTCGCCATGCTGAGCCTGCATGCGGATGGAACATTCGACGAAACGTTCTACGAATGCACAAACGAAGGTGGCCGCACGGCGGCTTGGACGAAGTCTCACTAA
- a CDS encoding DUF805 domain-containing protein — MFGFSLLFVGIVIGLILMCMFVTVSLELKKEMRNFLTRKTFFQYGLFTYAISLVLGYGISQSGVYVAILLPAFAMGLTIVSSILVVRRLNDTKHSPKWAYLAIVGLALLYPLGYALIFLLCAFPTSYANRRPWELGADNQPA; from the coding sequence ATGTTTGGTTTTTCACTTCTTTTTGTCGGTATCGTCATCGGTTTGATTTTGATGTGCATGTTTGTCACAGTTTCGCTTGAACTGAAGAAAGAAATGCGGAATTTCCTAACACGCAAAACGTTCTTTCAATACGGCCTATTTACCTACGCAATCTCACTCGTTCTGGGCTACGGCATCTCACAGTCCGGCGTATATGTTGCCATACTTCTGCCAGCCTTTGCCATGGGGCTGACAATTGTGTCTTCAATCTTAGTGGTTCGACGCTTAAACGATACAAAGCATTCTCCCAAATGGGCTTATTTGGCCATTGTCGGCCTAGCTCTTCTCTATCCGCTCGGTTATGCCCTCATTTTTTTGCTCTGTGCGTTTCCGACCAGTTACGCAAACCGGCGGCCATGGGAATTGGGTGCAGACAATCAGCCTGCGTAA